One region of Catenuloplanes indicus genomic DNA includes:
- a CDS encoding 2'-5' RNA ligase family protein produces MEKFMSGSRIWPDEQTRLHFYLIPSLDLNGELDALIQDYRDVLDEFPFLTLVQDEWLHITLHMVTGVAAEEVGDRQRRGLIRTVGTYLEGLGPMTLTAGPALATRNAVVLDVDGDLPGEPFHEVYTRIRAAVEDTIGLEAVEFDAMPPHLTLGYANGSGDSGRVQSLVRRKVRPSRAPFTVDEIHLVEVEQDAMRTEYRWDPIATFPLLG; encoded by the coding sequence GTGGAGAAGTTCATGTCCGGGAGCCGGATCTGGCCGGACGAGCAGACGCGCCTGCACTTCTACCTCATCCCGTCGCTCGATCTGAACGGCGAACTCGACGCGCTGATCCAGGACTACCGGGACGTGCTGGACGAGTTCCCCTTCCTGACGCTGGTGCAGGACGAGTGGCTGCACATCACGCTGCACATGGTGACCGGCGTGGCCGCCGAGGAGGTCGGTGACCGGCAGCGGCGCGGCCTGATCCGCACTGTCGGCACCTACCTGGAGGGCCTGGGCCCGATGACGCTGACCGCGGGCCCGGCGCTGGCCACCCGCAACGCGGTGGTGCTGGACGTCGACGGCGACCTGCCGGGTGAGCCGTTCCACGAGGTCTACACGCGGATCCGGGCCGCGGTGGAGGACACGATCGGGCTGGAGGCGGTCGAGTTCGACGCGATGCCGCCGCACCTGACGCTGGGGTACGCGAACGGCAGCGGCGACTCCGGCCGGGTGCAGAGCCTGGTCCGGCGCAAGGTACGGCCGAGCCGGGCCCCGTTCACGGTCGACGAGATCCACCTGGTCGAGGTCGAGCAGGACGCGATGCGCACCGAGTACCGCTGGGACCCGATCGCGACGTTCCCGCTGCTCGGCTAG
- a CDS encoding GlxA family transcriptional regulator, protein MTAVVLLLVPGVHLLDLAGPAQVFDTAGYRLHFVAEREDVRSAQGLPVRASLDWPDDADLVVVPGWRASPTLAGTGPLSDATLGRLRAHHDAGGTVASVCAGADALGRAGLLDGRRCTTHHELQDELARRHPRATVVRDVLYTVDGRVVTSAGIASGIDLSLHLVAAAHGPAAAARVARAMVVYARRNGDEQQASAMLRHRAHLSDAVHRVQDVIDARFTEPLPLATLATAAGVADRTLTRLFRAATGLTPLRYQQQLRLERAGHLIAHGATVESAAHATGFTDPRMLRRLRSRAAPVPPKR, encoded by the coding sequence GTGACCGCCGTCGTCCTGCTGCTCGTGCCCGGTGTGCACCTGCTCGACCTGGCCGGCCCGGCCCAGGTCTTCGACACGGCCGGTTACCGGCTGCACTTCGTGGCCGAGCGGGAGGACGTCCGGTCCGCGCAGGGCCTGCCGGTCCGCGCGTCGCTCGACTGGCCGGACGACGCGGACCTGGTCGTGGTCCCCGGCTGGCGGGCGTCGCCCACGCTGGCCGGCACCGGTCCGCTGTCCGACGCCACGCTCGGCCGGCTGCGCGCGCACCACGACGCCGGCGGCACCGTCGCCAGCGTCTGCGCCGGCGCGGACGCGCTCGGCCGGGCCGGCCTGCTCGACGGCCGGCGCTGCACCACCCACCACGAACTCCAGGACGAGCTGGCCCGCCGTCACCCGCGCGCGACCGTGGTCCGCGACGTGCTCTACACGGTCGACGGCCGCGTCGTCACGTCCGCCGGCATCGCCAGCGGCATCGACCTGTCGCTGCACCTGGTGGCGGCCGCGCACGGCCCGGCCGCCGCGGCCCGGGTGGCCCGCGCCATGGTCGTCTACGCCCGCCGCAACGGCGACGAACAGCAGGCCAGCGCCATGCTGCGGCACCGCGCGCACCTCAGCGACGCGGTCCACCGGGTGCAGGACGTGATCGACGCCCGCTTCACCGAGCCGCTGCCGCTGGCCACGCTGGCCACCGCCGCGGGCGTCGCCGACCGGACGCTGACCCGCCTGTTCCGCGCCGCGACCGGCCTGACGCCGCTGCGCTACCAGCAGCAGCTCCGCCTGGAACGCGCCGGCCACCTGATCGCGCACGGCGCCACCGTCGAGTCCGCCGCGCACGCGACCGGCTTCACCGACCCGCGCATGCTCCGCCGCCTCCGATCGCGCGCGGCGCCGGTACCGCCGAAGAGGTGA
- a CDS encoding isochorismatase family protein: MRQALIVVDVQESFRQGPRWASVSVPDIAGRVAHLVAAARERGDTVIWVLHAEPGTGGPFDPASGFVRMIDGLDPRPGEPVLTKTTRNAFTSTELQRLLTVAGIGELTICGIQTEQCCETTARVAADLGYDVVFVTEATATFPIPHRSAADRPWAEILADPRTLDTAAIVERTEYALAGRFATIRTVAEVVAR; encoded by the coding sequence ATGAGACAAGCGCTGATCGTCGTCGACGTGCAGGAGTCGTTCCGTCAGGGCCCGCGCTGGGCGTCCGTCTCGGTGCCGGACATCGCCGGCCGGGTGGCCCACCTGGTCGCCGCGGCCCGCGAGCGCGGCGACACCGTGATCTGGGTACTGCACGCCGAGCCCGGCACCGGCGGGCCGTTCGACCCGGCGTCCGGCTTCGTCCGCATGATCGACGGCCTGGACCCGCGGCCCGGCGAGCCGGTGCTGACGAAGACCACCCGGAACGCGTTCACCAGCACCGAGCTGCAGCGGCTGCTCACCGTGGCCGGGATCGGCGAGCTGACGATCTGCGGCATCCAGACCGAGCAGTGCTGCGAGACCACCGCCCGGGTCGCCGCCGACCTCGGCTACGACGTGGTGTTCGTGACCGAGGCGACCGCGACGTTCCCGATCCCGCACCGCTCGGCCGCGGACCGGCCGTGGGCGGAGATCCTGGCCGACCCGCGCACGCTGGACACCGCCGCGATCGTCGAGCGCACGGAGTACGCGCTGGCCGGGCGGTTCGCCACGATCCGTACCGTGGCGGAGGTCGTGGCCCGGTGA
- the gndA gene encoding NADP-dependent phosphogluconate dehydrogenase — MTELARIGVTGLSVMGRNLARNLARHGHVVAVHNRTENRTKELIEEFGHEGAFVPAQTAAEFVAAIARPRKIIVMVTAGDPTDRVIDELTPLLDPGDMIIDGGNANVAETIRREEALREKGLHFVGAGISGGEEGALHGPSIMPGGSAEAYAEIGPILEGIAARVDGRPCCTHVGPDGAGHFVKTVHNGIEYADMQLIAEAYDLLRKATNLVPDDIAEVFAGWNEGRLASYLVEITAEVLGQVDAETGRPFVDVVMDRAEQKGTGRWTVQAALDLGTPVPGIAEAVFARTLSGQTELRAAARELPGPPPGAREASRALVEDIEKALYASKIVVYAQGFHQIATASAEFGWKVDLGAMARIWRGGCIIRARFLDRIWSAYNADPDLPTLLTDEYFREALTDAQKAWRRVVSTATWLGIPVPGLSSALAYYDGLRAQRLPAALIQGQRDYFGAHGYRRVDRAGTYHTAWSGNRGESPS, encoded by the coding sequence ATGACGGAGCTGGCACGGATCGGTGTCACCGGTCTGTCGGTCATGGGCCGCAACCTCGCCCGTAACCTCGCCCGGCACGGCCACGTGGTCGCGGTGCACAACCGGACGGAGAACCGCACCAAGGAGCTGATCGAGGAGTTCGGGCACGAGGGCGCGTTCGTGCCCGCGCAGACCGCCGCCGAGTTCGTCGCCGCGATCGCGCGTCCCCGGAAGATCATCGTGATGGTGACGGCCGGTGATCCGACGGACCGGGTGATCGACGAGCTCACGCCGCTGCTCGACCCGGGCGACATGATCATCGACGGCGGCAACGCGAACGTCGCCGAGACGATCCGCCGCGAGGAGGCGCTGCGCGAGAAGGGCCTGCACTTCGTGGGCGCGGGCATCTCCGGCGGTGAGGAGGGCGCGCTGCACGGGCCGAGCATCATGCCGGGCGGCTCCGCCGAGGCGTACGCGGAGATCGGCCCGATCCTGGAGGGCATCGCGGCCCGGGTCGACGGCCGGCCGTGCTGCACGCACGTCGGCCCGGACGGCGCCGGTCACTTCGTCAAGACGGTGCACAACGGCATCGAGTACGCGGACATGCAGCTGATCGCGGAGGCGTACGACCTGCTGCGGAAGGCGACGAACCTGGTGCCGGACGACATCGCCGAGGTCTTCGCCGGCTGGAACGAGGGCCGGCTCGCCTCCTACCTGGTCGAGATCACCGCCGAGGTGCTGGGCCAGGTCGACGCGGAGACCGGCCGCCCGTTCGTGGACGTGGTCATGGACCGCGCGGAGCAGAAGGGCACCGGCCGCTGGACCGTGCAGGCCGCGCTGGACCTGGGCACGCCGGTCCCGGGCATCGCGGAGGCGGTCTTCGCCCGCACGCTGTCCGGCCAGACCGAGCTGCGGGCCGCCGCCCGGGAGCTGCCCGGCCCGCCGCCCGGTGCCCGGGAGGCGTCCCGCGCGCTGGTCGAGGACATCGAGAAGGCGCTCTACGCCTCCAAGATCGTCGTCTACGCGCAGGGCTTCCACCAGATCGCGACGGCGTCCGCCGAGTTCGGCTGGAAGGTCGATCTGGGCGCGATGGCCCGGATCTGGCGTGGCGGCTGCATCATCCGGGCGCGGTTCCTGGACCGGATCTGGTCCGCCTACAACGCCGACCCGGACCTGCCCACGCTGCTGACCGACGAGTATTTCCGGGAGGCCCTGACCGACGCGCAGAAGGCGTGGCGGCGCGTGGTGTCCACCGCGACCTGGCTGGGCATCCCGGTGCCCGGCCTCAGCTCCGCGCTCGCCTACTACGACGGGCTGCGCGCGCAGCGGCTGCCGGCCGCGCTGATCCAGGGTCAGCGCGACTACTTCGGCGCGCACGGATACCGCCGGGTGGACCGGGCCGGCACCTACCACACCGCATGGTCCGGCAACCGCGGCGAGTCACCCAGCTGA
- a CDS encoding MerR family transcriptional regulator, whose translation MDLVTYTPAEAAEKTGLTLDTLRYYERSGLLNDVERTSGGRRVYTDAHLGWLDVLVCLRRGGMPIRQVQRFVDSTRPGVRLRILEEHRRNVLREMEEQRRALGVIDGKIDAYRRLEKEEHPNE comes from the coding sequence ATGGATCTTGTCACCTACACGCCGGCCGAGGCGGCCGAGAAGACCGGGCTGACGCTGGACACGCTGCGCTACTACGAGCGGTCCGGGCTGCTCAACGACGTGGAGCGGACCTCCGGCGGGCGGCGGGTCTACACCGACGCGCACCTCGGCTGGCTGGACGTGCTGGTCTGCCTGCGGCGCGGTGGGATGCCGATCCGGCAGGTGCAGCGGTTCGTGGACTCCACCAGGCCGGGAGTCCGGCTGCGGATCCTGGAGGAGCACCGGCGGAACGTGCTGCGCGAGATGGAGGAGCAACGGCGGGCGCTGGGCGTGATCGACGGCAAGATAGACGCGTATCGGCGGCTGGAGAAGGAGGAGCACCCGAACGAGTAA